Proteins co-encoded in one Chaetodon auriga isolate fChaAug3 chromosome 9, fChaAug3.hap1, whole genome shotgun sequence genomic window:
- the pcdhb gene encoding protocadherin alpha-C2 → MHFWAPVFVLCAVWPSALSVTRYSIAEEMERGSVVANLAADLGLELGGLAQREVKLDIFHNKKYLDVNKKTGELYIVEKMDREYLCPTKTASCFLKLDVIIESPLRIFNIELGITDINDNAPHFRRDRVELDVSESATPGERFSLPNAVDPDVGINTIKTYRLSVSEHFTIEIQTGSDGTQYVDLVLTKSLDREENAVHNLILTAVDGGVPVRSGTANIIVRVQDTNDNPPRFDKQTYTINMTENSPIGSLVMKLNATDLDEGLNSEMVYSFTLYTSEKTQDVFALNPNTGEITVKGTIDYEDMKIYEMHIEARDKGAHPLMGQCKVVVHVTDMNDNYPEITIQSVKNTVDENIPVGSVIALVGISDRDTGDNGKVSLSIDQNLPFILNKSSDRPTHYNLIVSEPLDRESVPEYDITMIVTDAGTPPLSDNETIHLHLLDVNDNAPQFPQSFYTIRVMENNAPGALLSSLTAFDPDLHENQYLVYFILEKEIANTSMSMLFSINPENGNLYALKTFDYEIEKEFLFHIEARDSGSPPLSSNVTVHIIIVDQNDNAPVIVSPWRAHGSVVEEKIPRSTDKGSLVAKVIALDTDSVHNSRITYQFLQVTDATLFSLDQYNGEIRTMRMFSYRDPRHQRLVVVAKDNGQPALSATVTIKLSTVETAVKAYSDMTEVPLEYDIFSDLNLYLVIGLGSVSFLLLITILVTIVLKCQTPKPSKAAPPCRNSVMSERNSTIADSTLVSNDAYWYSLFLAETRKGKLVVRQPVPKGSRYIVSSLPRGTGLTDTSDSAASTLQVRI, encoded by the coding sequence ATGCATTTTTGGGctcctgtctttgtcttgtGTGCAGTATGGCCCAGCGCTTTGTCTGTGACACGGTACTCCATAGccgaggagatggagaggggcTCCGTTGTGGCTAATCTCGCTGCGGATTTGGGACTCGAGCTTGGAGGTTTGGCACAACGAGAGGTAAAACTTGATATTTTCCACAACAAAAAATATCTAGATGTCAATAAAAAGACAGGGGAGTTGTACATCGTGGAAAAGATGGACAGGGAATATCTTTGTCCGACGAAAACAGCCTCCTGTTTTCTGAAGCTTGATGTGATCATAGAAAGCCCCTTACGCATCTTCAACATTGAACTTGGAATTACGGACATAAATGATAACGCTCCACATTTTCGACGAGACAGAGTTGAGCTCGACGTCTCAGAATCGGCGACACCGGGAGAGAGATTCTCCCTGCCGAATGCTGTGGATCCAGATGTTGgcataaatacaattaaaacaTACAGACTCAGTGTCAGTGAACATTTCACCATCGAAATTCAGACGGGCAGTGATGGAACTCAATATGTTGATTTGGTGTTGACCAAGTCTTTAGACCGAGAGGAGAACGCTGTTCATAATTTAATACTGACTGCAGTGGACGGCGGCGTCCCCGTGCGCTCCGGCACCGCCAATATTATTGTTAGAGTACAGGATACAAACGACAATCCTCCACGGTTTGACAAGCAGACTTACACAATTAATATGACAGAAAACTCCCCGATCGGAAGCTTAGTAATGAAGCTCAACGCTACGGATCTTGACGAAGGTCTGAATTCAGAAATGGTGTACTCATTCACCCTTTACAcgtcagaaaaaacacaagatgTTTTTGCATTGAATCCGAACACAGGAGAGATAACTGTGAAGGGTACTATTGACTATGAAGATATGAAAATTTATGAAATGCACATTGAGGCCAGAGACAAAGGGGCGCATCCGTTAATGGGGCAATGTAAAGTAGTCGTGCACGTGACAGATATGAATGATAATTATCCGGAAATTACCATACAGTCTGTTAAAAACACAGTGGATGAAAACATCCCAGTAGGAAGTGTTATTGCTTTGGTAGGCATAAGTGACAGAGACACTGGCGATAATGGAAAAGTGAGCTTATCCATAGATCAGAATCTGCCCTTTATTCTGAACAAATCATCAGACAGACCCACGCATTACAACCTCATAGTGTCTGAGCCACTGGATCGCGAATCAGTACCCGAATATGACATCACAATGATTGTAACAGACGCAGGCACGCCGCCTCTATCTGACAACGAAACAATACACTTGCATCTACTAGATGTGAATGACAACGCGCCACAGTTCCCTCAGTCATTTTATACGATACGTGTGATGGAGAATAACGCTCCTGGGGCCTTGCTGAGTTCCCTGACTGCGTTTGACCCTGACCTCCATGAGAACCAGTATCTAGTTTATTTCATCCTGGAGAAGGAGATAGCCAACACGTCCATGTCCATGCTGTTCTCCATCAATCCAGAGAACGGTAATCTTTACGCACTGAAAACTTTTGACTATGAGATCGAGAAGGAGTTTCTTTTCCACATCGAGGCCAGAGACTCTGGCTCTCCTCCGCTCAGCAGTAACGTGACGGTCCACATCATCATAGTGGACCAGAACGACAACGCTCCGGTGATTGTCTCTCCGTGGCGCGCGCACGGCTCGGTGGTGGAGGAAAAGATCCCCAGATCCACCGATAAAGGCTCCCTGGTTGCCAAAGTCATAGCCTTAGACACAGACTCTGTGCACAACTCTCGGATTACCTACCAGTTTCTCCAGGTGACTGACGCCACCTtgttcagtctggaccaatACAACGGAGAGATCCGGACTATGAGGATGTTCAGTTACAGAGATCCGCGCCACCAGAGACTGGTTGTTGTTGCCAAAGACAACGGGCAgcctgctctctctgccacaGTCACCATCAAGCTGTCCACAGTGGAGACTGCCGTGAAGGCCTACTCTGACATGACCGAGGTGCCTCTAGAGTACGACATCTTCTCAGACCTCAACCTGTATTTGGTCATCGGTCTGGGCTCGGTGTCATTTCTCCTGCTGATCACCATATTGGTCACCATCGTGCTGAAGTGTCAGACACCCAAACCCAGCAAAGCGGCTCCTCCCTGCAGGAACAGTGTGATGAGTGAGAGGAACTCCACCATCGCAGATTCCACTCTGGTGTCCAACGATGCCTACTGGTACAGTCTGTTTCTAGCGGAGACCAGGAAAGGAAAGCTGGTGGTGAGACAGCCTGTGCCAAAGGGCTCCAGATACATCGTGTCCAGTTTACCAAGAGGCACAGGACTGACAGACACGAGTGACTCTGCAGCTTCCACTCTGCAGGTGAGAATCTAA
- the LOC143325486 gene encoding protocadherin alpha-C2-like: MGLFVTMQSCKRYVLLVFLLSFVRKISTSVTHYSIPEEMKEGSVVANLATDLSLDVKSLNERKMRLDIIANKKYLDVNKDTGELYIVEKIDREYICPAKSSCYLRLEVILENPLRIFNLEVEILDMNDNAPQFRRDAIHLDISEATPKGERFSLSNAVDPDVGSNSVKTYHLSESEHFNIEVQTGREGSKFTDLILTKTLDREQQAVHNLILTAVDGGTPARSGTASVIVHVLDTNDNAPAFDKVNYSLKIMENSPIGSLVVHLNATDLDEGSNSDLTYSYSLYTSEKTQETFHLNPSTGEITVKGMLNYEDFKIYDMEVIATDKGANSLSGQCTIKIVVEDMNDNHPEISIKSFQSPVDENIELDTVIAVVSVSDKDSGDNGVVDLHIPDNMPFKLRESSDNYYELVVSEPLDREKVPEYDITFTVTDRGSPPLSDNETMTLELLDVNDNVPQFPQSFYTIRVMENNAPGALLSSLTAFDPDLHENQYLVYFILEKEIANTSMSMLFSINPENGNLYALKTFDYEIEKEFLFHIEARDSGSPPLSSNVTVHIIIVDQNDNAPVIVSPWRAHGSVVEEKIPRSTDKGSLVAKVIALDTDSVHNSRITYQFLQVTDATLFSLDQYNGEIRTMRMFSYRDPRHQRLVVVAKDNGQPALSATVTIKLSTVETAVKAYSDMTEVPLEYDIFSDLNLYLVIGLGSVSFLLLITILVTIVLKCQTPKPSKAAPPCRNSVMSERNSTIADSTLVSNDAYWYSLFLAETRKGKLVVRQPVPKGSRYIVSSLPRGTGLTDTSDSAASTLQVRI; encoded by the coding sequence ATGGGTCTCTTTGTAACAATGCAGTCTTGCAAAAGGTACGTGCTGCTcgtttttcttctgtcttttgttcGTAAAATATCGACTTCAGTGACTCATTATTCCATACcggaggaaatgaaagagggaTCAGTAGTGGCAAACCTTGCTACCGATCTCAGCCTGGATGTTAAATCCCTGAATGAGAGGAAGATGCGTCTTGACATCATTGCGAATAAGAAATATCTGGACGTGAACAAAGACACTGGTGAACTGTATATTGTTGAAAAGATAGATAGAGAATACATTTGTCCTGCAAAGTCGTCTTGCTATCTCAGACTGGAGGTCATACTAGAAAACCCATTACGAATTTTTAATTTAGAGGTCGAAATTTTGGATATGAACGACAACGCCCCACAGTTTCGACGAGACGCCATACATTTAGACATATCTGAAGCGACGCCGAAAGGAGAGAGATTCTCTCTCAGCAATGCGGTTGATCCGGATGTTGGAAGCAATTCAGTGAAAACGTATCATCTGAGCGAAAGTGAACATTTTAATATTGAAGTTCAGACTGGAAGAGAAGGGTCGAAATTTACTGATTTGATCTTAACAAAGACTTTAGACCGAGAGCAGCAGGCTGTTCATAATTTAATACTCACAGCTGTAGATGGAGGCACACCTGCTCGATCTGGCACTGCAAGTGTTATTGTTCATGTTTTGGACACAAATGATAACGCTCCTGCATTTGACAAAGTAAATTACAGTctaaaaataatggaaaattcTCCCATTGGAAGCCTCGTTGTTCATCTGAATGCAACAGACTTAGATGAGGGCTCCAACTCTGATCTAACTTACTCATACAGTTTATATAcgtcagagaaaacacaagaaacatttCATCTGAATCCTTCCACTGGTGAAATTACTGTGAAGGGAATGTTGAATTATGAGGATTTCAAGATTTATGACATGGAAGTTATAGCAACTGATAAAGGAGCCAATAGTTTATCAGGACAATGTACTATCAAGATTGTAGTTGAAGACATGAATGACAACCATCCAGAAATATCCATTAAATCATTTCAGAGTCCAGTGGACGAAAACATTGAATTAGACACAGTGATAGCTGTAGTTAGTGTCAGTGATAAAGACTCAGGGGACAACGGAGTGGTCGATCTTCATATTCCAGATAATATGCCTTTCAAACTGAGGGAATCCTCTGATAACTATTATGAATTAGTGGTGTCAGAGCCGTTAGACCGTGAGAAGGTTCCAGAATATGACATCACTTTCACTGTTACAGACAGAGGTTCTCCTCCTTTATCTGACAATGAAACGATGACGTTAgaactgctggatgtgaatgacaatgTTCCACAGTTCCCTCAGTCATTTTATACCATACGTGTGATGGAGAATAACGCTCCTGGGGCCTTGCTGAGTTCCCTGACTGCGTTTGACCCTGACCTCCATGAGAACCAGTATCTAGTTTATTTCATCCTGGAGAAGGAGATAGCCAACACGTCCATGTCCATGCTGTTCTCCATCAATCCAGAGAACGGTAATCTTTACGCACTGAAAACGTTTGACTATGAGATCGAGAAGGAGTTTCTGTTCCACATCGAGGCCAGAGACTCTGGCTCTCCTCCGCTCAGCAGTAACGTGACGGTCCACATCATCATAGTGGACCAGAACGACAACGCTCCGGTGATTGTCTCTCCGTGGCGCGCGCACGGCTCGGTGGTGGAGGAAAAGATCCCCAGATCCACCGATAAAGGCTCCCTGGTTGCCAAAGTCATAGCCTTAGACACAGACTCTGTGCACAACTCTCGGATTACCTACCAGTTTCTCCAGGTGACTGACGCCACCTtgttcagtctggaccaatACAACGGAGAGATCCGGACTATGAGGATGTTCAGTTACAGAGATCCGCGCCACCAGAGACTGGTTGTTGTTGCCAAAGACAACGGGCAgcctgctctctctgccacaGTCACCATCAAGCTGTCCACAGTGGAGACTGCCGTGAAGGCCTACTCTGACATGACAGAGGTGCCTCTAGAGTACGACATCTTCTCAGACCTCAACCTGTATTTGGTCATCGGTCTGGGCTCGGTGTCATTTCTCCTGCTGATCACCATATTGGTCACCATCGTGCTGAAGTGTCAGACACCCAAACCCAGCAAAGCGGCTCCTCCCTGCAGGAACAGTGTGATGAGTGAGAGGAACTCCACCATCGCAGATTCCACTCTGGTGTCCAACGATGCCTACTGGTACAGTCTGTTTCTCGCGGAGACCAGGAAAGGAAAGCTGGTGGTGAGACAGCCTGTGCCAAAGGGCTCCAGATACATCGTGTCCAGTCTACCAAGAGGCACAGGACTGACAGACACGAGTGACTCTGCAGCTTCCACTCTGCAGGTGAGAATCTAA
- the LOC143325488 gene encoding protocadherin alpha-C2-like, with protein sequence MRLSVTMQSCKRYVLLFFLLSFVRYISTSVTHYSIPEEMKEGSVVANLASDLSLDVKTLNERKMRLDIIANKKYLDVNKETGELYVIEKIDREYICNTKSSASCYLRLEVILENPLRIFNIEVEILDMNDNAPQFRRDAIHLDISEATPKGERFSLSNAVDPDVGSNSVKTYHLSESEHFNIEVQTGREGSKFADLILTKTLDREQQAVHNLILTAVDGGTPARSGTASVIVHVLDTNDNAPAFDKTSYNIKIMENSPIGSLVVHLNATDLDEGSNSDLTYSYSLYTSEKTQETFHLNPSTGEITVKGMLNYEDFKIYDMEVIATDKGANSLSGQCTIKIVVEDMNDNHPEISIKSFQSPVDENIELDTVIAVVSVSDKDSGDNGVVDLHVPENMPFKLRESSDNYYELVVSEPLDREKVPEYDITFTVTDRGSPPLSDNETMTLELLDVNDNVPQFPQSFYTIRVMENNAPGALLSSLTAFDPDLHENQYLVYFILEKEIANTSMSMLFSINPENGNLYALKTFDYEIEKEFLFHIEARDSGSPPLSSNVTVHIIIVDQNDNAPVIVSPWRAHGSVVEEKIPRSTDKGSLVAKVIALDTDSVHNSRITYQFLQVTDATLFSLDQYNGEIRTMRMFSYRDPRHQRLVVVAKDNGQPALSATVTIKLSTVETAVKAYSDMTEVPLEYDIFSDLNLYLVIGLGSVSFLLLITILVTIVLKCQTPKPSKAAPPCRNSVMSERNSTIADSTLVSNDAYWYSLFLAETRKGKLVVRQPVPKGSRYIVSSLPRGTGLTDTSDSAASTLQVRI encoded by the coding sequence ATGAGGCTCTCTGTAACAATGCAGTCTTGCAAAAGGTACGTGctgctcttttttcttctgtcttttgttcGTTACATATCGACTTCAGTGACTCATTATTCCATAcctgaggaaatgaaagaaggaTCAGTGGTGGCAAATCTTGCTTCGGATCTCAGTCTGGAtgttaaaacactgaatgagAGGAAGATGCGTCTTGACATCATTGCGAATAAGAAATATCTGGACGTGAACAAAGAGACTGGTGAACTGTATGTTATTGAGAAGATTGACAGGGAATACATTTGCAACACAAAGTCTTCAGCGTCTTGCTACCTCAGACTTGAGGTAATTCTAGAAAACCCATTACGAATATTTAATATAGAAGTCGAAATTTTGGATATGAACGACAACGCCCCACAATTTCGACGAGACGCCATACATTTAGACATATCTGAAGCGACGCCGAAAGGAGAGAGATTCTCTCTCAGCAATGCGGTTGATCCGGATGTTGGAAGCAATTCAGTGAAAACGTATCATCTGAGTGAAAGTGAACATTTTAATATTGAAGTTCAGACTGGAAGAGAAGGGTCGAAATTTGCTGATTTGATCTTAACAAAGACTTTAGATCGAGAGCAGCAGGCTGTTCATAATTTAATACTCACAGCTGTAGATGGAGGCACACCTGCTCGATCTGGCACTGCAAGTGTTATTGTTCACGTTTTGGACACAAATGATAACGCTCCTGCATTTGACAAAACGAGTTATAACataaaaataatggaaaattcTCCCATTGGGAGCCTCGTTGTTCATCTGAATGCAACAGACTTAGATGAGGGCTCCAACTCTGATCTAACTTACTCATACAGTTTATATAcgtcagagaaaacacaagaaacatttCATCTGAATCCTTCCACTGGTGAAATTACTGTGAAGGGAATGTTGAATTATGAGGATTTCAAGATTTATGACATGGAAGTTATAGCAACTGATAAAGGAGCCAATAGTTTATCAGGACAATGTACTATCAAGATTGTAGTTGAAGACATGAATGACAACCATCCAGAAATATCCATTAAATCATTTCAGAGTCCAGTGGACGAAAACATTGAATTAGACACAGTGATAGCTGTAGTTAGTGTCAGTGATAAAGACTCAGGGGACAACGGAGTGGTTGATCTTCATGTTCCAGAGAATATGCCTTTCAAACTGAGGGAATCCTCTGACAACTATTATGAATTAGTGGTGTCAGAGCCGTTAGACCGTGAGAAGGTTCCAGAATATGACATCACTTTCACTGTTACAGACAGAGGTTCTCCTCCTTTATCTGACAATGAAACGATGACGTTAgaactgctggatgtgaatgacaatgTTCCACAGTTCCCTCAGTCATTTTATACCATACGTGTGATGGAGAATAACGCTCCTGGGGCCTTGCTGAGTTCCCTGACTGCGTTTGACCCTGACCTCCATGAGAACCAGTATCTAGTTTATTTCATCCTGGAGAAGGAGATAGCCAACACGTCCATGTCCATGCTGTTCTCCATCAATCCAGAGAACGGTAATCTTTACGCACTGAAAACTTTTGACTATGAGATCGAGAAGGAGTTTCTTTTCCACATCGAGGCCAGAGACTCTGGCTCTCCTCCGCTCAGCAGTAACGTGACGGTCCACATCATCATAGTGGACCAGAACGACAACGCTCCGGTGATCGTCTCTCCGTGGCGCGCGCACGGCTCGGTGGTGGAGGAAAAGATCCCCAGATCCACCGATAAAGGCTCCCTGGTTGCCAAAGTCATAGCCTTGGACACAGACTCTGTGCACAACTCTCGGATTACCTACCAGTTTCTCCAGGTGACTGACGCCACCTtgttcagtctggaccaatACAACGGAGAGATCCGGACTATGAGGATGTTCAGTTACAGAGATCCGCGCCACCAGAGACTGGTTGTTGTTGCCAAAGACAACGGGCAgcctgctctctctgccacaGTCACCATCAAGCTGTCCACAGTGGAGACTGCCGTGAAGGCCTACTCTGACATGACCGAGGTGCCTCTAGAGTACGACATCTTCTCAGACCTCAACCTGTATTTGGTCATCGGTCTGGGCTCGGTGTCATTTCTCCTGCTGATCACCATATTGGTCACCATCGTGCTGAAGTGTCAGACACCCAAACCCAGCAAAGCGGCTCCTCCCTGCAGGAACAGTGTGATGAGTGAGAGGAACTCCACCATCGCAGATTCCACTCTGGTGTCCAACGATGCCTACTGGTACAGTCTGTTTCTCGCGGAGACCAGGAAAGGAAAGCTGGTGGTGAGACAGCCTGTGCCAAAGGGCTCCAGATACATCGTGTCCAGTCTACCAAGAGGCACAGGACTGACAGACACGAGTGACTCTGCAGCTTCCACTCTGCAGGTGAGGATCTAA